The Thermasporomyces composti region GGATCAACCTGCCGGTGGGGCTCGTGGCCCTGCTGGTCACGTCGTTCGCGCTGCGGATCCCCAGGATCCGCCGAGATCATCGCATCGACTACCTCGGCGCCACCACCATCGTCGCGGCCGCCTCGTGCCTGCTGCTCTACCTGAGCTGGCGCGGCGTGTCGTACGGCTGGACCGAGCGCGGAGCACTCGCTCTCCTGGCCGCGTCGATCGCGTTGACGGGGCTGTTCGTGTTCGTCGAGGCGCGGGCGGCGGAGCCCATCCTTCCGCTCGGGCTGTTCCGCGGCGCCGTCTTCTCGATCGGCAGCGCCTTCACCGTGCTGACCGGGTTCGTCATGCTCGGCACGGTCATCTACCTGCCGTTCTACCTCCAGGTCGTCAAGGGCATGTCCCCCACAAGGTCCGGCCTGGCCATGCTGCCGGCGGTGCTCGGCATCTTCATCGCATCCGTCGGCTCCGGCCAGCTCATCACGCGCACCGGCCGGTACAAGATCTACCCGGTCGCGGGCGGGGCCATCATCGCCGCGGGCCTGTGGCTGCTGTCGCACCTGCACGCCGACAGCACGATGTGGACGATCAGCGGCTACCAGTTCTTCATCGGGATCGGGCTGGGCCTGACCATGGCGACGGTCATGGTGGCCGTGCAGAACGCCGTCCCCCAGCGCGACATGGGTGCGGCGACGAGCGCGATGACCTTCTTCCGCTCCCTGGGCGGGGCTGTCGGGACGGCGGTCTTCGGCGCTGTCCTCACCAGTCGACTGAGCACGCACCTGAGCGAGACGGTTCCGCCTCAGGTCGCGGCCCGGGTCCCAGCCGGCACCACGCAGGACGTCCAGGCGATCCACGCCCTCCCGGCGGAGGTCAAGGCCCCCGTGATCGAGGCCTTCGTGCGAGCCCTGGACGACGTCTTCCTCACCGGGATCCCCTTCGCGCTGGCCGCATTCGTCGTCGTGCTGTTCCTCAAGGAACTTCCCCTGCGTACGGGACGAGGCGCAGAGGGCCAGCACGCGCCGATGGGCTGAGTGACCGACACTCGGTCGCGGTGCGCGCACCCGCTGGCCCTCGCGAGGTCGCGGGTGCGCGCACTGGTCAGACCTCCACGTCGCTCCGCTCGTTGGCCAGGTGGAAGGCGACGGCGTTGATGAAGGCCGTGAGCGGGACAGCGAACAGGGCGCCGACGATACCTGCCAGATAGGCGCCGGTGGTGATCGCCAGCAGGATGGCCAGCGGATGGATCCGCACGAAGTGGCCCATGAGGAAGGGCTGCAGGATGTGCGCCTCCGCCTGCTGGACCAAGAGCACGCCGCCGAGCATGACGATCGCGATCACGGGGCCCTTCACGACCAAGGCGAGGAGCACGGCGACCGCGCCCGAGACCAGGGCACCCACGATCGGCACGAACGACGTGAGGAACACCAGGACGCCGATCGGCACGACGAACGGCAGGCCGAGGATCAGCGCCACCAAGGCGATGCCCACCGCGTCGACAGCCGCCACCATGACGGTGGCTCGGACGAAGGCGGTCAGCGACATCCAGCCACGGCGCGC contains the following coding sequences:
- a CDS encoding MDR family MFS transporter, encoding MTNDQQAASSAPAATPRADDAPTYLPHRQIQIVLIGLMAGMFLAALDQSIVATALPRIVSDLGGLDHLSWVVTAYLLTSTASTPLWGKISDLYGRRLIFQVAIGTFLVGSVLAALAQTMLQLVGSRAVQGLGGGGLMALALAVIGDVIPPRERGRYQGYVGSVFGISSVAGPLLGGWFTDGPGWRWIFWINLPVGLVALLVTSFALRIPRIRRDHRIDYLGATTIVAAASCLLLYLSWRGVSYGWTERGALALLAASIALTGLFVFVEARAAEPILPLGLFRGAVFSIGSAFTVLTGFVMLGTVIYLPFYLQVVKGMSPTRSGLAMLPAVLGIFIASVGSGQLITRTGRYKIYPVAGGAIIAAGLWLLSHLHADSTMWTISGYQFFIGIGLGLTMATVMVAVQNAVPQRDMGAATSAMTFFRSLGGAVGTAVFGAVLTSRLSTHLSETVPPQVAARVPAGTTQDVQAIHALPAEVKAPVIEAFVRALDDVFLTGIPFALAAFVVVLFLKELPLRTGRGAEGQHAPMG